GGGAATTAGCCAAAAAAAATGACCCTCAAGCCCTACAATTTTGGCAAGATTATGGCAAAACCCTTGGCACAGGTTTAGCAACCTATATCTACATATTTTCCCCAGAAGCTATCCTCATCGGGGGGGGAGTAAGTGCTAGTGCAGAATATTTTTTACCTTCGGCATGGCAAGAAGTGGAAAAAAGAGTTTTACCTAGTTCTAGGGAAGGATTAAAATTAATGGTGGCACAGTTAGGCAATGATGCGGGTATGGTGGGAGCAGCTAAACTTGCTTGGCAATTACAAGAAGATAAATCATCGTAACTTGTCCTTAGCTATCTATATAGAGGGGGTTTAAGTTGGTAAAAAATAAGAAGCCTTCTGCTTCCGAACAAAGATACTATCGAATGAAAAGGGAGTTAATAGGAGCGTCTGTTGCTTTAGGAGGTGTATTATTATCAGGGACGCTGTGGTATTGGTTAGTGGAGAAATGGTCTTTTGTAGATTCAGCCTATATGACCATTATAACCCTATCAACCGTTGGCTTTGGAGAGATAAAAGCCCTTGATGCCCAAGCCAGAATTTTTACCATGGTTCTGATTTTAACGGGAATCGTTATTTTTGGTTATCTTGTCAATCGTTTTACCGAAGCTATTTCCCAAGGTTATTTTAAAGAAAGACTCAGATTTAAACAAAAAAGGAACGTGATTGATAAATTACAAAATCATTATATTCTCTGTGGTTTTGGGCGTATGGGTTTCCATGTTGCTAGGGAATTACACGCCGAAAATACCCCCTTTATTATTCTCGAAAAGGGAGAAAGCGAGTTAGAAAAGGCCGAAGAATTGGGTTATTTACATCTTCAAGGGGACGCTACCCTAGATGAGTCTTTATTAGAAGCAAAAGTAGAAACCGCTTTGGCGATTATTGCCGCCCTTAGTTCCGATGCTGATAATCTTTATACCGTAATATCTGCTAAAGCTCTTAATCCTAATATAAGGGCGATCGCCCGAGCCAACTCAGAAGAAGCGGTAAAGAAACTAGAAAGAGGAGGTGCAGATGCCGTCGTATCCCCCTACGTCACAGGGGGCAAAAGACTAGCTGCCGCCGCCCTACGTCCCCAGATAATGGACTTCGTTGATGGGATTCTTAGCGGAGGAGAAAGAGCTTTTTACCTAGAAGAATTCTTATTACCAGAAGACTGCCCCTGTCGAGGACAAAGCCTCAGGGAAGCAGGATTGAGGGCAAGATCGGGAGCTTTAGTGGTGGCTATTCGCTCCCCCCATACAGGATTAATCCCCGGCCCCAATGGAGAAAGTATCCTCACCGCAGGAGATTCCCTAATTTGCATGGGTACAGGGGAACAGTTGCGCACCCTTAATTCTATTCTCGCACCCATGAAAAAATCGCCTCGTCAACCAAGAAAATAAGAAATTACCAAAAATCAATCACAGGGTAAATGTGTTTTAAATCACTGTTTCCCCACAAAGGCGACTATAGTGTTAATAATAAACCCATAAGGTTTAAACAAGCCGCAATAGTAATCATATATTAATTAATAGTCTATGAATGCAGAAGAAAAAGCCAGAGGTTTAGAAATAGCCACAAAAATAGCCGCCATAGTTAACCTATTCAAACAACAATTTCCCGATGTAAAAGCAGATCTCAAACCATGGCATAATGATCCTGATACCATTAACCTAGTAGATCCTGACTCCATCGACATAGGTTTTCACTTTCCAGGGTGGAGTCGTAAAATTCAAAGCAGAAGCATCCTTGTGCAAATTAGATTTCATTACGATGAAATTGACAAAACCCATAAACTAATCGGCATCGAAAGCGCAGGATTTAACTACACAGGGGAAGCATGGAGACTATCCACCATCGAAAACTGGCAACTAGAAGGTAAAACCCCCCCCGTAGAAGAAATCAGAGAAAAGCTCAAATATTTTTCTCGCCAAGTATTCGAGTTATTCCAAAATTGAAGAATTATTAAAAAGTCTCCTCAAATGTCACAACGTTTGCCATAAATAGAGAAGCCAAATTAAGCTAAACTAAACATAATAAAAAAATAATACTCGTATTTTAAGATGAGCATAGTAAGTCAAGTTATTCTCAAAGCAGATGATGAGCTGCGTTATCCCAGTAGTGGGGAATTACAAGGAATCAAAAGTTTTTTAGATTCAGGTTTAATCCGTCTCAAAATAGCTGAAACCCTAGCCGAAAACGAAAAAAAAATCGTAGAAAAAGCTAGTCAAGAGTTATTTAAAAAACATCCTGAATATCGTGCAAACGGTGGTAATGCTTCAGGACAAAAACAATATAATCAATGTTTAAGAGACTTCGGCTGGTATTTGCGTTTAGCTACCTACGGAGTTTTGGCGGGAAATAAAGAGCCTATCGAAAAAATTGGCTTAATTGGTGTAAAGGAAATGTACAATTCCCTTGGTGTGCCTTTACCTGGGATGGTTGATTCTATTCGTTGTTTAAAGGATGCCTCCCTTGCCTTATTAAACAAAGAAGAAGCGGCGGAAACTGCCCCTTATTTTGATTATATGGTTCAGGTAATGTCTTAGTAGAAAAAATCAATATTTTTATGACATTCTTTAGGGCTTGATTTTCAAGCCCTTTTTGCTAAAGTTTTATGGGTAAAATAAAAGATATAGCTAATCAAAATTTGATTTCTTGGGTAGATAAAAAGCCATGGTTGTCTTTATTTTTATACTCTTGTATTTATGGGATAATTGGTTGGTCTGTGGCTAGTCGTTCTGAGTTTTTGATGAGAAATGTTAGGGATTTAATTGATAATTGGAATATCTTGATTGCTGATGATTTATTATTAATATTTATTCGGATATTTTCTTTAATATTAATTGTCGCTATTTCTTTAATGGTGATGAATCCTTTTTCTTTGATTACTTTTATTTTTGAGGAATCCGTAAGTTCTGATTTAAAAAGTTTTGTCTCCGTTTTGGTATGGTCTGTTTTATTAGTATTTGTATTTTGTAATTTTGATTATTTTACTGATTTTTTAGTAGTTGCATCTGCTACCATTTTAGTTACTTTAGATTTAGAAGAAAGAAAAATTTACGGTAAAAAGTTAATTTGTATCATGGTTTTAATTGCTTCTATCATGTTTAGTTTAGGGGCTTTTACATTTGATTATTTACATTAAGTGATTTATAAGTATTTTTATGGCTAATAAAAAAAAAGGAAAAGAGATTTTTAAAAAGGTTTTTATTATTCTTTCTGGGTTATCTTTTGTCTTCTTTTCTATCTCAGCGGTGGTTAATATGATTGTTAATCCTCAAACTCCTGTTACTGAAGAAAATGGTAATCCTCAGGGAGATAATTCGGCTATTACTCAAATTGAAAGGGAAATTGCTGGATATGAATCGGTGTTAGAAAATGAGCCTGAAAATCGTTTTGCATTAGAAAGATTAGTCGAATTAAATTTACAACGGGGAGATTTACAAGGGGCGCTGCCTCACATAGAAAAATTGGTAGAAGTTAACCCAGAAAATGAGCGTTATCAAGAAGTTTTAGGTATTATCCAACAGGGATTAGAAGCCCAACAAACCCCCCCCAGTGAGTTACCGACAAACCCTGAGACTCCCCCCCAAGGAGAATAAATTTTTTTGATGGCTCGAAAAGTTTCATTATTCGTAATTTTTAGCCCTAAAATTATTATGTCTTTAATATTCTATTTTTATGAAAATTCCCATTCTTGATTTAAAACTACAATATCAACAATTGAAGTCTGAAATTGATGGGGCGATCGCCCTTGTGCTAGAATCAACCCAGTTTGTATTAGGTCCAGAAGTTCAAAAATTAGAACAAGAAATAGCTAATTTTTTAGGGGTTAACCATGCCATTGGTGTAAACTCTGGCACAGATGCCCTAATCATTGCCCTGAGGGCATTAAATATCGGCGTAGGAGATGAGGTAATCACTAGCCCTTTTTCTTTTTATGCTACCGCTGAATCCATTAGCCTAGTGGGGGCAAAACCAATTTTCGCCTACATAGAAGAAGATAGCTTTAATATCAACCCTGAGAGTATCAAGGAAAAAATTACCCCCCACACAAAAGCGATTATGCCTGTGCATCTATATGGGCAACCCGCCAAAATGGCACAAATTAGAGATATTGCCCAAGAATATGGATTAAAAATCATTGAAGACTGCGCCCAAGCCTTTGGGGCAATATACCATGGTGATTGTTTAGGATGTGGGCAACAATGTAAGGAGAGTCAACGCCATGACATTGAGGGAAAATATGTAGGTAGTATCGGTGATGTGGGCGCTTTTTCCTTTTATCCTACCAAAAATCTTGGGGCATACGGAGACGGAGGAATGATTACCACCAATGATGATTCTATTGCTGAATTAGCGAAAATGTTAAGGGTACATGGAGCAAAAAAGAATTACCATAACGAAATGTTGGGTTATAATTCCCGCCTTGATAGTATTCAAGCAACTATTTTAAGGGTAAAGCTGAAATATATTAGAAAATGGAATCAAACAAGGCAAGATATTGCCCGTCAATATAACCAATTGTTGGGGAATAATGATGCTATTATCGTACCTCAATTTTCTAAGGGTCATGTATTTCATCAATATACTATCAGGGTAACTAATGGTAGGAGAGACGATTTAAAAGAATATCTTGCAAATAAGGGTATTGGTAGTATGATTTATTATCCCATTCCTCAAGATCAATTACCAGTATATGAAAATCAATATACCCCCCATCCTCTGACTACTCAATTAGCTTCTGAGGTTTTGAGTTTACCTATTTATCCAGAATTACCCCGAGAGGATATTGAGACGGTGGCAGATGCTATTATTCAATGGACTAAGGAAATTAATGGTTAGTTAAGGGAAATTGACAATAGACAATGGACAATTATTATCTTTTGCCTCTTGTCTCTTGCCTAAAAATAGCTCATTTTCTACCTTACTAATATGAAAGTTGCTATATGTTTACTTTGTTTTCGCTTTAATTTTTTATTTTATGAAAATTTTTAATAATATAATCGCTATTTTTCAAAAAGAGTTACAAGGTTATTTTAATTCTCCTTTGGCTTTAGCTATTGCTAGTATTTTTTGGTTAATTTCAGGAATATTTTTTCTGTTTATTTTATTTAGTGAAGAAGGGATAATTCAAAATGTAGCATTACAAGAACAATTGGGTAATACGAGTCCTCGGGATGTACCTTATGAATTTATTCAAGTGTTTTTTGGTATCATGGGTTCGATTACAATTTTCCTTTTACCAATGCTTTCTATGGGATTATATTCCGAGGAAAGAAAAATAGGCACTATTGAGCTTCTAGCGACTTCTCCTGTGTTTAATTGGGTGGTGGCTGTGGGAAAATTGTTGGGGGTAGTGGTGTTTTATATTACTATGATTGTACCAATCTTGTTGTACGAGGCGATCGCCTTTAGCACTTCAAATCCGCCTATTCCTCCCGCTGTGCCTTTGTTAGCCCATATGGGTTTAATTCTCCTTGCTAGTGCTATCCTATCCTTAGGAATGTTTATTTCTTCCCTTACTGAAAGTACGATTTTTTCGGCAATTATAACTTTTGTTTTGGTAATATTTATTTCTATTTTAGATGCTTTAACTAATAATATTCAAAACCCCATCGGTGAATTTATTAATCAGTTATCTGTAATTAAAAGTTATGAGGAATTTGTTCAGGGTATTTTTACTACCTCTAGTTTAATTATCTTTTTTAGCTATATTATTTTAGGTTTATTCTTAACTGCTCAATCCATTGAAACATTACGTTTTACTAGAAAATAATTTAAGGTAATAATAAATATGCTCACGAGAGTAAACGAATAAAATTAGTTAACCACTCTATTAAAATAATTAATTTTAGTTCAATTTATTGAACCCTCATTATTAGCCGTGTAATAACTTATAAGATAGGAAATGCAAAATTTTACTGATAGGATTTAGTATTAGAAGATAAATAAAATCTGGCACTCCCCTTTATTATTATTTTTATATTTTATATGAAATCTTAAAAAAAATTGCTATAAATATAACTCGACTGAGATGTCATTTTAGAGGGTTTATTTGTCGCAAACATTTAAGTATTTAATATAATCTCTTTTTCTTTATCGAATTAATCATCAAGAATAATGGATAATCCAGAGGAAAATAAATATAGTCATTTAACCGCTATCGATAGAAAATATTTATCATTTCCTGCTAGATATTTGTTAAATAATCAACTATTAAAAGGCAAAATTTTAGACTTTGGTTGTGGACTAGGGAATGACGTAAAAAAACTAGGGGAAAAAGGATTAAATATTATAGGTTATGATCCTCATTATTTCCCTGAATATCCCCAAGAAAAATTTGATACTATAATTTGTTTTTATGTTCTCAATGTTGTATTTTCTGAGGAGCAAGAAGAAGTTATAATGGCGATCGCCCATATGCTAAAACCATCAGGAAAAGCATATTTTGCCGTAAGGAGAGACTTAAAAAAAGAAGGATATAGAACCCATTATGTGCATAAAAAACAAACCTATCAAAGATTAGTAAAATTGCCTTTTTTATCGTTATATCAAGACGAATTTTGCGAAATTTATGAATATATTCCCTATAATCAAATCAAAAAAAGAAAAGAATATTGCATATTTTGTAACCCTTATCCAAAACTAGAATTAATTACCGAATCAACGTTGAGCTATGCCATAAAAGACGGCTATCCCCTCAGTCAAGGTCACAGTTTAATTATACCTAAAATACATTGTTCTAGCTATTTTGATCTACCCTTAGAATATCAAAAAAAATGTTGGCAAATGGTCAACTTTATTCAAAAAATATTAGTAAAAAAATATAATCCAGACGGTTTTAATGTGGGATTTAATGTTAATAAAGCTGGAGGGCAAAAAGTAATGCATAGCCATATACATATCATTCCACGCTATCAAAAAGATAGTCAAAAAAATAACAAAGGTATTCGCTCTATTATTTAGAAAATACCTCTAAAACATTACTAACAAGAAATATAAAAGAAATTGAAATTGTCTTTTTTTGAGGAACAATTTTGCCATAATAACGTCACAATAATAGTTGGTATAATTTTAGATAAAGTTTAACCCTAAAAAATATAAAAATAGCTATGAGCATCACAAAAAAAAGAGCCTATAAATTAGTTCCCGTGGCGATCGCCTCTAGCCTCATAGGAGCATCAATGATAACCACTAACATTAGTCCCTTAATTGCCCCAGCGCACAGTAAACCCAGCCAAAACCTTCTAGCCCAAAACAATCAAGAAAAAATTAGACTAGCAGTCATGGACTTCGACTATAACAGTTTAAGTAACCCTAGCTACCTTAACCTAATCGAAGGCTCAGCCCGTGGAGTGAGCGAAATTATCGTTAGCGAATTAGTCAACAGCGGAAACTATCGAGTAATCGAACGTAGTCGCATCCAAGACATTCTCGATGAACAAAACTTCGGCGCCAGTGACAGAGTAGATAACGCCACCGCAGCCCAAATAGGACGCTTACTAGGGGTAGAACTAATCATGGTAGGTTCTATTACCCAATTCGATCTCCAAGACAGAGACACAGGATTTGGCTTCTTTGGTTTCGGCTTCGGTAATCAAACAAAAAAAGCCCTAGTAACCATCAACACCCGCCTAATTAATACCACCACAGGGGAAATCATGATGAGTGCTGAAGGAAAATCAGAAGTTACCCAAGTTGATGGACAACTGAGGGTGCGTGGAGTGGGGGTAGGAACATCCACCAACAATGACGGCACTTTATTATCTGTGGCCACCCAAGATGCCGCCAAAGAAGTTATTAACGAAATGAATCAAAGACAAGCCCAGCTATCGTCCATTGCCAGAGTAAACCCCACAAC
This window of the Cyanobacterium stanieri LEGE 03274 genome carries:
- a CDS encoding potassium channel family protein codes for the protein MKRELIGASVALGGVLLSGTLWYWLVEKWSFVDSAYMTIITLSTVGFGEIKALDAQARIFTMVLILTGIVIFGYLVNRFTEAISQGYFKERLRFKQKRNVIDKLQNHYILCGFGRMGFHVARELHAENTPFIILEKGESELEKAEELGYLHLQGDATLDESLLEAKVETALAIIAALSSDADNLYTVISAKALNPNIRAIARANSEEAVKKLERGGADAVVSPYVTGGKRLAAAALRPQIMDFVDGILSGGERAFYLEEFLLPEDCPCRGQSLREAGLRARSGALVVAIRSPHTGLIPGPNGESILTAGDSLICMGTGEQLRTLNSILAPMKKSPRQPRK
- a CDS encoding tetratricopeptide repeat protein, with protein sequence MANKKKGKEIFKKVFIILSGLSFVFFSISAVVNMIVNPQTPVTEENGNPQGDNSAITQIEREIAGYESVLENEPENRFALERLVELNLQRGDLQGALPHIEKLVEVNPENERYQEVLGIIQQGLEAQQTPPSELPTNPETPPQGE
- a CDS encoding ABC transporter permease translates to MKIFNNIIAIFQKELQGYFNSPLALAIASIFWLISGIFFLFILFSEEGIIQNVALQEQLGNTSPRDVPYEFIQVFFGIMGSITIFLLPMLSMGLYSEERKIGTIELLATSPVFNWVVAVGKLLGVVVFYITMIVPILLYEAIAFSTSNPPIPPAVPLLAHMGLILLASAILSLGMFISSLTESTIFSAIITFVLVIFISILDALTNNIQNPIGEFINQLSVIKSYEEFVQGIFTTSSLIIFFSYIILGLFLTAQSIETLRFTRK
- a CDS encoding DegT/DnrJ/EryC1/StrS family aminotransferase; protein product: MKIPILDLKLQYQQLKSEIDGAIALVLESTQFVLGPEVQKLEQEIANFLGVNHAIGVNSGTDALIIALRALNIGVGDEVITSPFSFYATAESISLVGAKPIFAYIEEDSFNINPESIKEKITPHTKAIMPVHLYGQPAKMAQIRDIAQEYGLKIIEDCAQAFGAIYHGDCLGCGQQCKESQRHDIEGKYVGSIGDVGAFSFYPTKNLGAYGDGGMITTNDDSIAELAKMLRVHGAKKNYHNEMLGYNSRLDSIQATILRVKLKYIRKWNQTRQDIARQYNQLLGNNDAIIVPQFSKGHVFHQYTIRVTNGRRDDLKEYLANKGIGSMIYYPIPQDQLPVYENQYTPHPLTTQLASEVLSLPIYPELPREDIETVADAIIQWTKEING
- a CDS encoding CsgG/HfaB family protein — protein: MSITKKRAYKLVPVAIASSLIGASMITTNISPLIAPAHSKPSQNLLAQNNQEKIRLAVMDFDYNSLSNPSYLNLIEGSARGVSEIIVSELVNSGNYRVIERSRIQDILDEQNFGASDRVDNATAAQIGRLLGVELIMVGSITQFDLQDRDTGFGFFGFGFGNQTKKALVTINTRLINTTTGEIMMSAEGKSEVTQVDGQLRVRGVGVGTSTNNDGTLLSVATQDAAKEVINEMNQRQAQLSSIARVNPTTSGLVADVAGNSVIINRGSSHGYRNGLRLSIERVSREIKDPETGEVIRRMTNQLGVIELLNVDSNSSEGRIISGSGFRVGDIASPM
- a CDS encoding allophycocyanin subunit alpha-B; its protein translation is MSIVSQVILKADDELRYPSSGELQGIKSFLDSGLIRLKIAETLAENEKKIVEKASQELFKKHPEYRANGGNASGQKQYNQCLRDFGWYLRLATYGVLAGNKEPIEKIGLIGVKEMYNSLGVPLPGMVDSIRCLKDASLALLNKEEAAETAPYFDYMVQVMS
- a CDS encoding bifunctional class I SAM-dependent methyltransferase/HIT family protein, whose translation is MDNPEENKYSHLTAIDRKYLSFPARYLLNNQLLKGKILDFGCGLGNDVKKLGEKGLNIIGYDPHYFPEYPQEKFDTIICFYVLNVVFSEEQEEVIMAIAHMLKPSGKAYFAVRRDLKKEGYRTHYVHKKQTYQRLVKLPFLSLYQDEFCEIYEYIPYNQIKKRKEYCIFCNPYPKLELITESTLSYAIKDGYPLSQGHSLIIPKIHCSSYFDLPLEYQKKCWQMVNFIQKILVKKYNPDGFNVGFNVNKAGGQKVMHSHIHIIPRYQKDSQKNNKGIRSII